TCTTCGCAAAAATAATCTGAAGAACTGTATGTAAACCGCGATCGAGTCATCCATTCTTGTTTGAAAAGGAATTCCGTGTTGTTGGATTAATTGTTTCGTCCAGTACttcagaaaataacaaattccttataaaatgtacaaaattccAAATAACAAATTATAACACTAAAACTAGTCCGATATGGGTAAGCGCGTAGCATCTTTAGTCGGTGGGATCACGTCCATGGTGGTATGGACGGACATTACAAATGTAGCACCTTATGACGCCTGCGGATGAGACTGGGCATCTTCCTGTCATGCTAAGAAACTCGCGTGATAAAGTCAATGTACaaagttacacacacacaaaaaaaaaagctttcctGAAAGTGGAATGACATGAGAATATTTTGTCCTCCTTtgattactttttcattttcacacCTCCTCGACCACGCAATGAACAAGCgcattgaccacaaagtactttccattgctcagtcctgcatgtctaaaactgctcctgactatttgcaagagatagttcctccgtaccagccgtcacgtggCCTGcactcaggctcccagtcacgcttctgtctccctgcagtgacagacaccaacaagaagcgcactggagccagggccttcaaacacgcggcacctaagctgtggaatgctctgccatcgtcactctccaccatcacctcaccaaccacgtttcgcaaaaaactgaaaacccatctgtttctttcaaaccagtcttaaactaccaagaaacacttctgtctatattttttactttcctggtgtttcatatatttgttcactttatctttttcttctttttatttttttttttttttgctgcgcaatgagcattcttctgaatggatacctgcgcattataaATAGACATCATTAtcatgtttctttcaaaccagtcttaaacaaccacgaaacacttctgtctatattttttatttttctggtgttttatatatttgttcactttatttttttcttcttttgtttttttttttgcgcaatgagcattcttctgaatggatacctgcgcattacaaatcgacatcatcatcacgcGGCGTGTCCggccctgcgtaccgtaacgcgggcgctcacctTTCCGCCTGTGAGAGCTCCTGTGATACCCTTCGCGCCaaccgtgggcgcctgttaaaatggcggctgacagcgaagttgagaatataattttgttgatggacatattaGACAGCGACgacgaattaatagaagcattctattgcagcgccaaacaatataccTCTAGTGGCATTGGGAACtgcaccacatcctcaacatcagatggcccgagaagatctccaatacagacctgtgggaaaGAACCATCCAAAAATtccatgagaattaaaaagaaagaacaatgcggtagtcaagcatatcacgtaaaaacaaacgacgatCGAGTAAGCTCTCTGGTATTACCTCTAgaccaggggtgtcaaactcaattacccagggggccaaatctcacatcgtacacaaggtggcgggccgaaggttattatttaagtccgataactttttattgagcagtagaaaactaaactttttgttattaattttgtgtaaataaaatcatacattaaaataaaattaaagtactaacaaaccaaggcttagcagtttttcttcttaatttattttgtcagaagtggacgtttgacatcttttcttgtcaacaagtttgtttatgtttggagtaagtttctgtgttgtggagattctcaggatggactgcaagtgtgcGTCAGttagacgactcctgtgtgatgttttgttcatcttcatcacagagaaaagttgctcacacaaatatgtgctgccaaacatgctcaagattcgagccgcatgtagacgaagctggggcatcgtttttgggagggaatgagtgaactgtgcaggccccacacagtcgtactttgccttcagtcactcattacaTTGCAGTTCTATGAGTTCCATCTGCAAATACACAGGTGCAGTTTCCACGTCGATGGCAAATGGGTTGTGAAATAgttggaaattgtttttcttcaccTCAAAGTTACTGAAACGGCGTTTGAACTTAGCACGAAGTGAGTTCAGCTTGTCAGCAAAATGTGCATTTGGGAACACCTTGGCGCTGACTTCGtccatcactgttttgcagcaaggaAAGTGAAACAAGTTGCATTGGTTCCTTTGTGTTTCCCATAAGACCAACTTCACTTGAAATGCCTTCACTGCATCGTGCAGGTGAGTGATCAAGTGGCCCCGTCCCTGGAGCTGCAGGTTCAAGGCGTTGAGATGAGTGGTTATGTCACACAGAAATGCCAACTCACATTTCCACTTTTCCTCCTGCAAGACAGTGGAGTCTTTTCCTCTGCtgtccatgaactgacagatttCCTCAATCAG
This window of the Pomacea canaliculata isolate SZHN2017 linkage group LG4, ASM307304v1, whole genome shotgun sequence genome carries:
- the LOC112561085 gene encoding general transcription factor II-I repeat domain-containing protein 2-like gives rise to the protein MEHVMSTVTQTVNFIRAKGFNPCFSPLCRKHSQWGDRPYHTEVRWTSRGKVLTRVFQLIEEICQFMDSRGKDSTVLQEEKWKCELAFLCDITTHLNALNLQLQGRGHLITHLHDAVKAFQVKLVLWETQRNQCNLFHFPCCKTVMDEVSAKVFPNAHFADKLNSLRAKFKRRFSNFEVKKNNFQLFHNPFAIDVETAPVYLQMELIELQCNE